From Toxorhynchites rutilus septentrionalis strain SRP chromosome 2, ASM2978413v1, whole genome shotgun sequence, a single genomic window includes:
- the LOC129771014 gene encoding uncharacterized protein LOC129771014: MRFLLSISVLVLTFGVLIYADSSQWGRRLAGDRLLNRTVVVNNSLPVAVKSTVFQYLPPVETARPPNVTYIAARDNLKAGSGGFAALISGGINQTHATLRLSSRPYLGFNFTVEIYGK; this comes from the exons ATGAGATTCCTCCTGTCGATTTCGGTTCTGGTGCTCACCTTCGGAGTGCTGATATATGCTGACAGCAGCCAGTGGGGCCGCCGACTTGCAGGTGATCGTCTCCTGAACCGCACCGTCGTCGTAAACAATTCGCTTCCTGTTGCGGTCAAGAGTACCGTTTTCCAATATCTGCCACCG GTGGAAACGGCCAGGCCACCGAACGTGACCTACATCGCGGCCCGGGATAATCTGAAAGCCGGTTCCGGTGGTTTCGCGGCGCTCATCTCGGGCGGTATCAATCAGACACATGCCACCCTCAGGCTCAGCTCGCGGCCCTATTTGGGGTTCAACTTCACGGTGGAGATTTATGGCAAATAA